The Candidatus Margulisiibacteriota bacterium DNA segment AGTTTTGGGATGAGATGGATTCTTTGGGTTTTAGAATGGGTTGGGGTAATTCACCTGAGCGAGTAAAAGACACTATGATGCTTTTATCTGATTGTTTTAACGCCCCAGACTCTGATAAGTTGGATATGTTTATTTCAAGAATTCCGATGATTTCTAAAATAGTATTATTTTCACCACATGGTTGGTTCGGACAAAAGAATGTGCTGGGAAAACCAGACACAGGCGGACAAGTTGTGTATATCTTAGATAAAGTTAGATATCTTGAGCAAACATTAAAGAATAGTTTACACCAAGCAGGGATTAGCATTATTCCCAAGATTTTAGTAGTAACCAGGCTGATACCAAATGCAGGAGACACTGACTGCAATGTGCCTAAAGAAAAAATAGAAAACACAGAGAATTCTTGGATAATTAGGGTTCCTTTTAGACACTCAAACGGGGATATTCATCAAGAATGGATTTCTAGGTTTCATATTTGGCCTTTTCTAGAGACTTTTGCTCAAGAGGCAAAAGAAACAGTTTTAAAAGAATTTAATGGTAACCCAAATCTGATTGTTGGTAATTATTCTGATGGCAATTTAGTTGCCACTATGCTTTCAAAAGAGTTAGGTGTTATGCAGTGCAACATAGCTCATGCTTTAGAGAAATCTAAGTATCTTTTTTCAGACCTTTATTGGCAGGATATGGAAAATGATTATAATTTTTCACTGCAATACACGGCAGACCTTTTGTCTATGAACATGGCTTCTTTTATTATTACTAGCTCATTTCAGGAAATAGCAGGTACAGCGCAAGAGCAAGGACAGTATGAATCTTATTTAACATACTCCTTGCCGGGTTTGTATCATGTTAGAAATGGCGTTAATTTGTTCCACCCTAAATTCAACATTGTCCCACCAGGCGTGCCGGATGATACTTTTTTCCCTTATTATGAGCAGGAAAGGCGAGACCATGCAGAGCGAGATGAGTTGAATAAAATAATTTTTGATAACAAAGATGAGTCTACCTATGGGGAATTAGAAGATAAAAAAAGGGTGCCTATTTTTTCTTTAGCAAGAATAGATAAAGTTAAGAATTTGTCAGGCCTAATAGAGATTTTTGGCGTTAACAAAGAATTAAGAAAAAAAGCTAATCTGATAATTATTACGGATAAGATATCGTTGGAAATATCCAAGGATGAAGAAGAAAAGAATGAAATTGTAAGAATGTATGAACTTATAAAAAAATATAATTTATATAAAAACATTCGCTGGGTGGGAATTGGTGCGTTATCTAGAAAGAGATTGGCTGAGGTTTATAGGCTCATGGCCGATAGAAAAGGTGTGTTTGTGCAACCAGCGTTGTTTGAAGCTTTTGGGTTAACCATACTTGAATCGATGAGTTCAGGAGTCCCAACCTTTGGGACTAGGTTTGGTGGTCCGTCTGAAATTATCAAAGACGGATTGAGTGGAATCTTAATTAATCCTACAAATATTACAGAATCAGCAGGAAAGATAAATAGCTTTATTACCGCTGTGATTAAGGACGAAAAAGTGTGGAACCAGATGTCAGAAGAAGGGATTAAGAGAGTTGAGGAGAGCTTTAATTGGAATTTATACACAACAAAACTATTAAGCCTCACAAGGATTTATGGTTTCTGGAAATTTACTGTTTCAGATAAAGCCAAGCAAAAGATGTGGCTTTATTATGATGTAGTTTTTGATGATTTATTTAGAAAGCGACTTCCCAAAGAGTACTAACGTTATTCTTTGTCAGAAATTAATAGCTTAACTGCTCCAAACAGTCCTGCCTCATCCCCCAGCATAGATAATTTGATGTTTGGTTTTACCAAGGCACGAGCGGTTGCTACTGGTTCTATTTTTTTTAACAAATACTCGCCGATTGCTTCGGGCACTCCACCACCGAGCACAATAACTTCAGGGTCTAAGCAGTTAACTAAGCTCCCAATGGCTTCCCCTAAATAGTAGGCAGATTGCTTGACTGCATCTTTAATTATTTTGTTTTGCTTTGCAATGCCTGTTTTTAGTGTCGAACTTTTAAGAATAGAATTAAATTTCATCCCCTGTTCTTCCATAAACTTTTGCATAGCTATTTTGGAAGCATAAGCCTCTAAACAGCCATATTCGCCACAATTACATTTTGGACCATCAAAGGATAGCTTCATGTGCCCGACTTCTCCGGCAATGCTCTGTGCGCCCTTAAGTAGCTTATTGTTGATGATTACCGCACCACCAATGCCTGTTCCTATAAATATTCCCAAAGCATCCTTATGTCCAGCAGCGGCACCCATCCAATGTTCTCCGAGCATTCCAACATTAACATCATTGTCTATGGCAATATTATTAATTCCAAAATCTTTTTGGAGTTTCTTTTTTAAAGGAAAGTTTTCAAAGGGTAGGTTGGGTGAAAAAGTAATTTCTCCTTTATCGTTAACTCTTCCAGGTATACCGATGCCAATTCCCTCAATATTTGATGTTTTTTTTAGAAGAGTTGAAATAACATTTTTTATTCGAGCATAAACTTCCTCTTGGTTTTGACTGGCATTAGTTTTGATTTTCTCTTTAGCTATAATTTTTTTGTCAGAAATAATCGCTCCAAGGATTTTCGTTCCACCGATATCGAGTGCTAAGTAGTTTTTCACCATGCTATAAATTTATCTCCTATCTTTACTTTTTCGTATTCTATAAAGTCACTGCCTGAAAGTAAATATTTTTTTCCAACAACAAGAATATTAATAATTATCGCACCATTACTACATTTTACCATAGGCCCATCTGGTGTTAGACCAACGGTTTCTCCATTTGCTTCTTTTCCTGTTCCATAGTAGTGAGTTTCTGTGGCTTGATAAATGGCGACTAGTTGTTTTTTATATTGCGACAAAGCTCCATTAAAAGGATTTAATGCCCTAATCCTGTCTACTATTTTTTTTGTTGGCCAATCCCAATGTATAAAGGTTTCGTTAATATATGGCTTTGGTGCTTTTGGATAAACTCCAGTATCTTGAGGTGTTCCTTTAATAGCGTTTGTTTTTATAAGTTTCAATAATTCTTCTAACATATCAGCAGCAAGTTTTTCTTGTTTTAAAATTACCATTCCACACGTATCTTTAGGTAAAATAGGGATTTCTTGTTGGAGAATAATATCCCCAGCATCAAATTCTTTTGTAAGAAAATGGTAGGTTATGCCTGTTTTTGTTTCGCCGTTAGCTATAGTCCAAAAATAGGGGTTTGATCCTCTATAAGCTGGCAGAAGGGCTGGGTGCATATTGATGCCCTGCTTAGCGCAAGCTAACAGTTCTTCTCCAATTTTTTGAGGAAAAGTGTAGGTCAACAGTAAATCAGGCTTAATCTCTTTTTTGACAATAGAGATAAATTCTGGATTATTAATCTTATCAAAGCAGTAGACTGGGATTTCGTTTTCTTTACAAATTAGCTTTAAGTTTTCTATATCTTGGTTGGCCAGAGGGTAGACAACAAAGGCAACAGGTTTCTCATTTAAGGAGATTAAACGCTTTAGTCCTTTGACCGCAATTTGTGTTATACCAAACATTAAAATACGCATAGTTTGATTTTACTTAATTACAGGAAGCTTGTAAAAGCATTTAAGATAATAACAAAGAAAGGTCTAACGTTTTTGCTGAATGTGTTAGCCTTCCAACGCTTATTCTGTCAGGAAATAGCTTTGCTTTTGCTTCTAAAGTTGCCTCGTCAATGCTACCAGAGATTTCTGTTTTTATATTAGGGTAGTTTTGTTTAATATAATTTATGCATTTTTGCGTAATGTCATCAGTCATATTATCAAGCATGATTATATTAGGATTCTCTTTGCAGGCTTCTTGCACTTCTTCCAATGTTTCTGTTTCTATTTCCAGAAAAAAATCAGGGCTTTGGATTAGCTCAGCATATTTTGGAGATTTTTTAATGTTTTGGATTGCCTTTTTAATACTTCCAGCTGCTTTTATATGGTTTTCTTTTATTAAGATTGCATCGAATAGCCCAATTCTGTGGTTTTCGCCACCGCCGTCTAACACTGCTTTTTTTTGAAGAAGCCTTAGCCCAGGTATTGTTTTTCTAGTGTCTAGAAGGGAAACGGAATATTTTTTTAAGATAGATGTATATTTATTGGTAAGACTAGCAGTACCGCTTAGTTGTTGAAGGTAATTAAGAATGGTTCTTTCCAGCTTAAGAATTTCTTGGCAATGGCCAGTTAGTTCTATTACGATATCGCCTTTTGTCACTTTTGTTCCATCGTCTTTATAAATTGTGTATTTCAGTAAAGAGTATTCATCTAAAATATGTTTCACAGGTAACATCCCACTAATTATGCCAGTTTCTTTTGCTAATATTTTAGCTGAAGCAATGTCATTGTCTGGTATCGTTAACAACGAGGTTATGTCTCCTGCGCCGATGTCTTCTTCAAGTGCATTCTTGACAGATATTTTTATTTCTTGCATTAAATTATTCATAGCAAGCAGTATAACATATTGATTTTTGTTGGGTAAATTCAAAAGACGAAGTACAATACAAAGATGGAAGAAAATATTAAACAAAAGTTAAAAGACTTTTTTTATAATGATGAATTTGCCAGAACAAGCGGTATCAGTATTATAGACATGTCTGAGGGTTACGGAAAGACAGCCATGATCGTTGAAAAAAGACATCTTAATGGTGTTAGGATTGTTCAAGGTGGTGCGGTTTTTACTTTAGCTGATTTGGCTTTTGCTTTGGCTTCTAATTCTCGTGGTAATGTTTCAGTTGGACTCAATAATTATATCAATTACATTAAGCCTGCTTTTAAAGGCGACATCCTGACCGCAGAAGCTACTGAAGTTTCTAGAGGCAGAACAATAGGAACTTACGAAGTAAAGATTACTAATCAAAAAGGTGAGCTTGTTGCTACCTTTCAGGGAACTTCTTATATTAAGAAAGATATTCTTTTTTAGATTTTATAAAACTTCTAACGCTAGTGTCCAATTTTTATACATAATTTAACTCCATCAGCCAGGCATCACTTCGACATTTCAATATGCTCAATGCATCGCTTCGCTTAGTGACCATTTCTACCAGTTCGCTCAACATATGAAGCATAAGCCCTCTCTTTTGGAGAGGGTGGCGACACGTAAATTTCTTAAAAGATACTAATAAGTTACGCTGGGAGAGGTTTGGCAAAGTATTTGCATATATAAAGGTGAAAGCATTAAATATTCCTCTAACAAATAAGTCGCCTGTAGGGGGATTGGGGACTTGGGATTTAGGGGGCCGAAAGGAGATGGTAAAAATGGGTTTAATAAAATACAGAGGATACGATCCGCTAAGAGAGTTTGATGTGTTCAATGGTTTTTTTGATGCATTAAATACTTATTCTGCTGGAAATAAAACAGGAGGAATGAGGTTTGCTCCAAAGACAGACATTAAGGAAACAGAGAAGGAATACATTATCCAAATGGAAACGCCTGGTTTAAAAAAGGAAAAAATAAAAATTAATGTTGTTGATAATGTGTTGAGCATAGAAGCAGACGATGAAGCAGAAAAAGCCGAAGAAAGAGAGCAATACATCAGCAAAGAAATTAGAAAGGTTTCCTTCAAAAGAAGTTTTACTTTACCTGAAAATGTTAAAGGTGAACAAATTAACGCCACAATGGATAACGGAATTCTCGAGGTAGTAATTCCTAAGGCAGAAGCCAAGAAGCCTAAAGAACTAGAAATCAAAATCAAATAAAACCTCCTTGGTTTTCATCTAAAAAAGAAACCCCATCTTCCCCCAAGACGGGGTTTCTTTTTTAGTATTGAATCTAATTGTCCTCTCCCAGCAGAAGGTAATTATGTTTTTATAAGTAACCGAATAGACTGCTAACCCTCTCCATTAGTAAGAATGGAGAGAGTGACGGCACCAAACTTTTTTGAAAATGCTTATAACTTCCGTCGGGTGAGGCGTGTTTTTATATTAATTTAATATGGTGTATTCACCGTTCACTCAAAATGAGCTAAAATGAAACATATCTAATTTAAGAAAAAAGGAGCTTATATGTTTTCATTAGAATATACCAAACAAGTAGACCCAATGTTAGCCGATGCCATAGAAAAGGAGCTAAGCAGACAGCAGAATAAAATAGAACTTATCGCTTCTGAAAACTTTACTTCTAGAGCTGTAATGGCTGCTTGTGGTTCTGTACTTACGAATAAATATGCAGAAGGTTACCCAGGCAAGAGATATTATGGTGGATGCGAGCATGTAGATGTTGCAGAACAGCTAGCAATCGATAGAGCGAAGGAGCTTTTTGGTGCTGAGCATGCAAATGTTCAACCTCATTCAGGAGCTCAGGCCAACACGGCTGTTTATTTAGCACTATTAAAGCCAGGCGACACAGTGTTAGGCTTAGACCTTTCACATGGTGGACATTTAACTCATGGTCATCCATTAAACATA contains these protein-coding regions:
- a CDS encoding sucrose synthase translates to MSGLPIEIQKIKNELLIAFFIFIRTKTNNVFILRNDLAKYIKEFSKDKQDSYLVKFIYNLQEMIMLEQEYIAVYRYDIAKYHFYRFVPEQDILFENISIDKYLDWRDSIVLKNGEKTKLTLDFMPFYDYSPSIKDSNDLGNGIKFLSKYMSSNFFQNPNKWNYLLFEFLSLHSIEDQQLLLDSKIIKNSNQLMSSVRFILDFLEHQANEQSTDSQFWDEMDSLGFRMGWGNSPERVKDTMMLLSDCFNAPDSDKLDMFISRIPMISKIVLFSPHGWFGQKNVLGKPDTGGQVVYILDKVRYLEQTLKNSLHQAGISIIPKILVVTRLIPNAGDTDCNVPKEKIENTENSWIIRVPFRHSNGDIHQEWISRFHIWPFLETFAQEAKETVLKEFNGNPNLIVGNYSDGNLVATMLSKELGVMQCNIAHALEKSKYLFSDLYWQDMENDYNFSLQYTADLLSMNMASFIITSSFQEIAGTAQEQGQYESYLTYSLPGLYHVRNGVNLFHPKFNIVPPGVPDDTFFPYYEQERRDHAERDELNKIIFDNKDESTYGELEDKKRVPIFSLARIDKVKNLSGLIEIFGVNKELRKKANLIIITDKISLEISKDEEEKNEIVRMYELIKKYNLYKNIRWVGIGALSRKRLAEVYRLMADRKGVFVQPALFEAFGLTILESMSSGVPTFGTRFGGPSEIIKDGLSGILINPTNITESAGKINSFITAVIKDEKVWNQMSEEGIKRVEESFNWNLYTTKLLSLTRIYGFWKFTVSDKAKQKMWLYYDVVFDDLFRKRLPKEY
- a CDS encoding ROK family protein, coding for MVKNYLALDIGGTKILGAIISDKKIIAKEKIKTNASQNQEEVYARIKNVISTLLKKTSNIEGIGIGIPGRVNDKGEITFSPNLPFENFPLKKKLQKDFGINNIAIDNDVNVGMLGEHWMGAAAGHKDALGIFIGTGIGGAVIINNKLLKGAQSIAGEVGHMKLSFDGPKCNCGEYGCLEAYASKIAMQKFMEEQGMKFNSILKSSTLKTGIAKQNKIIKDAVKQSAYYLGEAIGSLVNCLDPEVIVLGGGVPEAIGEYLLKKIEPVATARALVKPNIKLSMLGDEAGLFGAVKLLISDKE
- a CDS encoding methionyl-tRNA formyltransferase codes for the protein MRILMFGITQIAVKGLKRLISLNEKPVAFVVYPLANQDIENLKLICKENEIPVYCFDKINNPEFISIVKKEIKPDLLLTYTFPQKIGEELLACAKQGINMHPALLPAYRGSNPYFWTIANGETKTGITYHFLTKEFDAGDIILQQEIPILPKDTCGMVILKQEKLAADMLEELLKLIKTNAIKGTPQDTGVYPKAPKPYINETFIHWDWPTKKIVDRIRALNPFNGALSQYKKQLVAIYQATETHYYGTGKEANGETVGLTPDGPMVKCSNGAIIINILVVGKKYLLSGSDFIEYEKVKIGDKFIAW
- the nadC gene encoding carboxylating nicotinate-nucleotide diphosphorylase, encoding MNNLMQEIKISVKNALEEDIGAGDITSLLTIPDNDIASAKILAKETGIISGMLPVKHILDEYSLLKYTIYKDDGTKVTKGDIVIELTGHCQEILKLERTILNYLQQLSGTASLTNKYTSILKKYSVSLLDTRKTIPGLRLLQKKAVLDGGGENHRIGLFDAILIKENHIKAAGSIKKAIQNIKKSPKYAELIQSPDFFLEIETETLEEVQEACKENPNIIMLDNMTDDITQKCINYIKQNYPNIKTEISGSIDEATLEAKAKLFPDRISVGRLTHSAKTLDLSLLLS
- the paaI gene encoding hydroxyphenylacetyl-CoA thioesterase PaaI; the protein is MEENIKQKLKDFFYNDEFARTSGISIIDMSEGYGKTAMIVEKRHLNGVRIVQGGAVFTLADLAFALASNSRGNVSVGLNNYINYIKPAFKGDILTAEATEVSRGRTIGTYEVKITNQKGELVATFQGTSYIKKDILF
- a CDS encoding Hsp20/alpha crystallin family protein, with protein sequence MGLIKYRGYDPLREFDVFNGFFDALNTYSAGNKTGGMRFAPKTDIKETEKEYIIQMETPGLKKEKIKINVVDNVLSIEADDEAEKAEEREQYISKEIRKVSFKRSFTLPENVKGEQINATMDNGILEVVIPKAEAKKPKELEIKIK